One region of Epilithonimonas zeae genomic DNA includes:
- a CDS encoding LytR/AlgR family response regulator transcription factor, producing MKIRTIIIEDEKPAVRRLEKLLGLFSDLELVTSLNSVEEAVDWFQKNEHPQLIFSDIVLGDGLSFDIFDKVLTKAFIIYTTAFDQYTLKAFKLNSIDYLLKPIEEEDLAKAIEKFKSFLPEEGTVDSQEIRQIVRKEKSTLSRILVKIGYNLKVVSINEVSCFYSENKIVYLQTKERNFPTDCTLDELENVLDNSKFFRVNRQFIISSDYIKNIHTSPNYKVDLDFQPNEEITVSRERVKDFKDWLAGN from the coding sequence ATGAAAATTAGAACGATAATCATCGAGGACGAAAAGCCGGCAGTCAGAAGACTGGAAAAACTATTGGGTTTGTTTTCTGATTTAGAATTAGTTACAAGTCTTAATTCTGTAGAAGAAGCTGTCGATTGGTTTCAGAAAAATGAACATCCACAACTAATTTTTTCAGACATTGTTTTAGGTGACGGATTATCGTTTGATATTTTTGATAAAGTCTTGACCAAGGCTTTTATCATCTACACAACCGCTTTTGACCAATATACTTTGAAAGCTTTTAAACTGAACAGCATCGATTATCTTCTGAAACCGATTGAAGAAGAAGACTTGGCAAAAGCGATTGAAAAATTCAAATCATTTCTGCCAGAAGAAGGAACGGTTGATTCGCAGGAAATCAGACAAATCGTCCGAAAAGAAAAATCTACACTTTCCAGAATTTTGGTCAAAATCGGTTACAATCTGAAAGTGGTTTCCATCAACGAAGTCAGCTGTTTCTACAGCGAAAATAAAATTGTCTACCTCCAAACCAAAGAACGGAATTTCCCGACAGATTGCACATTGGACGAATTAGAAAATGTTTTGGATAATTCTAAATTTTTCCGTGTAAACAGGCAATTTATCATCAGTTCAGATTATATCAAAAACATCCACACTTCTCCTAATTACAAAGTTGATTTGGATTTCCAGCCGAATGAAGAAATTACGGTAAGCAGAGAAAGAGTGAAGGATTTTAAAGATTGGCTGGCAGGAAATTAA
- the mnmA gene encoding tRNA 2-thiouridine(34) synthase MnmA encodes MKIVVGLSGGVDSSVTAYLLQQQGHEVIGLFMRNWNDASVTLEDECPWIEDSNDALLVAQKLGIPYQVIDMSELYKERIVDYMFEEYQKGRTPNPDVLCNREVKFDVFMKTALSLGAEKVATGHYARVTSTFDENGKEIFHLLAGKDNNKDQSYFLCQLSQDQLSKALFPIGELTKPEVREIAKEQGLVTADKKDSQGLCFIGKVSLPTFLQQQLVPKEGEIVEIFNDFAEYHKSQPTFNSKQEELEYLSAKINYKREDGKVIGKHQGAQFFTIGQSKGLGIGGHKESCFIISREMENNIIFVGEGRNFPGLFRKALKIDNSEVHWVREDLKLKNGESMEVMARIRYRQTLEKATIYQFEEGFFMEFENPQSAIAEGQFAAWYIDDELIGSGVIS; translated from the coding sequence ATGAAAATAGTAGTTGGCCTCTCCGGAGGCGTAGATTCTAGCGTGACCGCTTATCTTTTGCAACAGCAGGGTCACGAGGTTATCGGACTTTTTATGCGCAACTGGAATGATGCGTCGGTAACTTTGGAGGACGAGTGTCCTTGGATAGAAGACAGTAATGATGCGCTTCTGGTCGCACAAAAATTAGGAATTCCTTATCAGGTTATCGATATGAGCGAGCTCTACAAGGAGAGAATCGTAGATTATATGTTTGAGGAATATCAGAAAGGCAGAACGCCGAATCCCGATGTACTTTGTAACAGAGAAGTGAAATTCGATGTGTTTATGAAAACAGCTTTATCGCTTGGTGCTGAGAAAGTTGCAACAGGACATTACGCTCGCGTGACTTCAACTTTTGACGAAAATGGGAAAGAAATCTTTCATCTCTTAGCAGGAAAAGATAATAACAAAGACCAAAGTTATTTCCTTTGCCAGTTGAGCCAGGATCAATTGTCAAAAGCGTTGTTCCCGATTGGAGAATTAACGAAACCTGAAGTTCGTGAAATTGCTAAAGAACAAGGTTTGGTGACGGCTGATAAGAAAGATTCTCAAGGACTTTGTTTCATTGGAAAAGTAAGTTTGCCCACTTTTCTTCAACAGCAATTGGTTCCGAAAGAAGGCGAAATTGTAGAAATCTTCAATGATTTTGCTGAATATCACAAATCTCAGCCGACTTTCAATTCAAAACAAGAAGAATTAGAATATCTGTCTGCAAAAATCAATTATAAAAGAGAAGATGGAAAAGTGATTGGAAAGCATCAGGGTGCACAGTTTTTTACCATCGGACAAAGTAAAGGTTTGGGAATCGGCGGACACAAAGAGAGTTGCTTCATCATTTCCAGAGAAATGGAGAACAACATCATTTTCGTAGGCGAAGGCAGAAATTTCCCAGGATTGTTTAGAAAAGCTTTGAAAATCGATAATTCTGAAGTTCATTGGGTTCGTGAAGATTTGAAATTAAAAAACGGAGAATCTATGGAAGTGATGGCGAGAATCCGTTACCGCCAGACTTTGGAAAAAGCAACGATTTATCAATTCGAAGAAGGCTTTTTTATGGAATTTGAAAATCCTCAATCGGCGATTGCTGAAGGGCAATTTGCAGCATGGTATATTGATGATGAATTGATTGGAAGTGGGGTGATTTCCTAA